The DNA sequence taaaaaatataccaaaCCAATGgattaaaaagtgaaattgaattaattaaattgaatacCTATAATTTAAAAAGTCCTTGttatacagaaaaatattttcaaacattcaaGTTGAACTGTAAACTGCCTGTTAACGAAAAGCATtactatacttttttttaaacaaaatcatcCATACAGTTGGTCCAATAATTTACAGACAATCAACTTGTGATTTAGCAATAAATACGTTATTGTTAGTTAAAAACTAACATGGATGATGTATGGAGAATTCATGACATGCtgcgaaaatttaattctatAAGCTTTATCGCATTTTTGCATCAACCACCTTTTCGACATATCTATATGTTACCTGAGTACACCTGATAATACCTGAGTCTAgtattttgcaaataaaacAATGTTTATTTTACTGAGAATTATTGACATACACTGTTGAACCATCAAACAGAaaacgaaaagtaaaaaacgcCTGGCTCGTGCGTATACTGCTAtggtaattgttttttcaaatgaatacgAAACTAGTTACGCATAAGTACATACCGATGGGTCTTCGTAACTAGGAACTCCAATGGTCGACATTCTGAAAATCTCCAGTCTGGGGGTCTTCCACTTAATTTCCATATAAAAGCTCCGAGTCCGCCATCTTGTAAGCATATCAATCAAGCagataaataatgtaaatttttggtctaagatggtctaattgtaagaccaTCGGTCTTAACCGACCGCAAATACCCAGACAGCACAAAACTTGAAGTTATCAAAAAGTCGTCTAAAGGATGTCTTATGCACCATTTTCTGACCTCTATCAGGcgtgaagatattttttaggCGCTAGAAAATGGCACGTAGATAACCTTTAAATTTTGTGTTGTCCGGGGAATTAGTCTGCGCTCAATCAAAATTTGgagtattcaaaattttgcaagatATGGTATAAAATTGCTAATCGGTTTACAACTTATTCTGCAGTTTTGAATGCTCAATCTTTTCCTGTTCCTAAATGGATGCTAGTTGTTCCTAGACTGTAGATTGATATTTTTGATAAACAGTAGAGCATCAGACTAGTGTATACACAAATATTTGTTACCGCATTTTTGTAAGACAAATCTAAAAAACAACAGACAAGTTTTTTGTGGCTAGTGTCCAACTTGGGATATACCGTCCATGTACTGGAACAAGTCAAGGACTcgcacaaacacaaacaattacacgaggtgaaatatattgttaagaagaagacggaaaaaaaagaggaataaaACCGGTCCCCGAGTTTTCCTGTTTCGCTAGTTGGGTAATGGATCGCTCACACGTAGCTAATATCTATAGTTTAGTAATCTTCGACTTTGTACTTTATGTAAAGGTACAGAGTTAATCACTGTGCGTGAGAAGAATCGGCTGAGCTTCGGATAGTCTTCTCACTTCATATATTACTAAACTTTGATAAGTTAGATCTTCGTCGCAAAACAGTGTTTCAagctttaaaaatttctgtgaGATATTTGCCATTGCTAGTTTGTGCAATGAAAGTTAGTTTTTAATCGTCAATCTGTCATTACTGTAGAGGGTAAAGCTCAGAAATATAATCGTGATTAAGTATGAAATCTATTTAGACAACCaaacccattttttttttcaatacatgtaaACGAATacaaatgattaaaatttgtGAAGGTGAGATTATATTTGAGCTACTGTAGCTGTCATTTTATTTGGCGTTAAACGTTTAACGCCCTACGAGCTCCGAAAATTAGTCTAGAGTaggaataaaattacaaatgtgTCTAACGAAAACCATATTGATCAAAGTTCGAATCCATCTGACGCATATAAAGAATAGTAACTTTTTGTTAATAATGTTAAATACATCAAATAAATTGTGTAATAATATAGTTATTTCATGCCTAATATTTTTGCTGACGGAATAATTTTGACATCAAGTATTTGTTAAACACCGTTTCGATTCTGAAACTTTAGGCTGCGAAAATCACTCGGCGGTGCGTGCATGTAGAATTTAACTGATTAATTTAATTGAActtaaaaattgatgaaaaatctgCGTCCTTTTCAAGTTCTTATGCTTGTTATCTATCTTCTTCGTAGAATGtttgagcttcaaaaatcTTGTTTCCTTTATGAAATAtgtttgaaagaatttctacGGTACAAAAAGCGAACATTTGAAAACGTGGTAACTATTCAAACAGTAATTTATAAATAgtatagaatcaatattaacTCGAATATTAACGAgcatagcaaaaaaaaaaaaaaaatttttaataagttcATTCATTTgggtatatttgaaaaatagaagtGGGTGAAGTTGAGAGTggccaataatttttcagaaaatagtCACACATTTCACTCGTCTGGTTAATTGTTTTTATCGTTCAGGTCATTCATTCAATGATCCGCTCAATGGTTATCCACCAAAAAGTCGTACATTCTAATCGGTTTTACGTAACGTAATTCATCATCAGTATTTAAACGTATATTTGACTTTGAAGGTCGGTAGATATTCCCGTGAAGAATTTTCGTTTGGTTGACAGCAATTTCAcagacaaaatattttaggTTTGTAATATCACAGGTATTTAccattaaaaattgtaaaaaccgGTACTTGattgctttaaatttttttttcacgccatACGTTTCGTACAAAGACTGCGTAGTTAAAAAgttcgataaataatttaggCGGGTTGTAGATGTAAGCCAGCTGGTACAGCAAGACGCATCACGTCAAGGTTAAAAGATTGGCTGTGTTGGAAGTGCTTacattattttgttattatatctTCGGAAAAAACCAGATTCTCTCTTTCACGTATAAACACTGTccggtaaattttttgttaattttatgatgtacgtataaatttcatttttgtgcCTCATTTTCCATAATTCTAAAAGCTGCTTCGCATATTCTTTCACAGTTTTTCTGATTTCGTGTAGCGGACATTAAGACTGATGTCAGTTCTCAAATTTGTACGGTCTGTGTGGATCTCATTTCAGATCTCACGCTGAAATTTCACAAGTAATATGCTGGCAGACAAGGACTAGTGAATGATTTTGCAGTAATTCCACTAAGTTTTTGTgacttcgaaaaaaaattcttaatatCAAATCTCCGTGGAAGATTCTTTGAAGAAATTGTATCTAGGATCGTGACTAACTCTtgcgtatttttctttttcaggaaGGTAATTGGTAGTGAAATTATAACCATAGCCTACCGGTGACCAATACTTACGTAGAATTTGGGTTTCCAAGATGACGTCTACTGAGCCATTGGTTGTGGACTCTGTTTTCCTGTACGAGAAGGAAAATGCAGTGACGCATCACACAGGAAATTACGAACTTGTACATCTGGAGCCACCAACGCCGGTTCTCCGACGAGGGCAGCCCTTCAATTTGGCTGTTCGTTTCAACCGACCATACGTCGACTCGACGGACATCGTTCGTTTGTTGTTCAGCTTTGGTCCAAATCCTAATGTGATAAAGGGAACCAGAGGAGTCAACACTGTCACCAACAGAGATACTTATCTACATGATTTAGAATCCTGGGATGTACGTATGGTTGGTTCCAACGCGGAGGATTTATCCGTCGAAGTTCGAAGCCCCATTGACAGTCCAGTTGGCATTTGGCAAATGAATATAGAAACAACGACGTTGGGGAGTAAGAAAGCGCCCAACACCTTTGATCTCGGAAAAGATATTTATGTCTTGTTTAATCCATGGGTAAAAGGTAGGTGCAAGAAGACAATGTGACTAGCGTTGAATTCTCTTTTGATGCATAAGATTAGCCAGATTTTTCACTTATCCACAGAGGACCTTGTCTACATGGAAAATCAAAGACTGTTGGACGAATACGTGACAAACGACACTGGAAAGGTCTGGGTTGGTGCTTTGGGAAGCTGTCGTGGCAGAGAATGGGTTTTCGGTCAATTCGATGCCTGCGTTCTTCCGGCTTGTCAAATGTTGCTTGAAAGATCGGGAATCAAGACAATGTCTCGTGGAGATCCCATTAAAATGACTAGAGCTATATCGAGAATTGTAAGTAATCGATTTAAAAGCTATGCGTATTGTACGAATTTTTTGGTTTGATAAATCTAACTCACGATCTGTAGATCCAGGTTGAATTGTTGTCAGCACACTCACAAAAACGAATACTGTTTCACGCAAAAACGTGTTTGCATACAATTCACGTACGATGGCGTTCATAATCTGTAAACGAGTATTTTCTATTCTCAGGTTAATTCAAACGATGATAAAGGTGTTCTTACTGGTCGATGGGACGGAGAGTACTCCGATGGAACTGCCCCCGCTGCATGGACTGGCAGCGTACCAATCCTGGAGCAATTTTTCCAAACTGGAGAAGCGGTCAACTACGGACAATGTTGGGTCTTTGCCGGAGTAGTGACGACCATTTGTCGGGCTTTGGGTATACCTTCAAGGGTCATCTCGAATATGGTCTCTGCACACGATGCAAATGCCTCTTTGTCCGTTGATCGTTATTATAACGCTGATAATGAAGAGCTCGAATACGATCCGGAGAACCCCCTGGGCGAAGATTCAATTTGGAATTACCACGTGTGGAATGACGTGTGGATGGCCAGACCAGATCTTCCCAAAGGATACGGTGGTTGGCAGGCGATTGATGCTACGCCTCAGGAAACTTCGGATGGATTTTATCAATGTGGACCAACTTCTGTTGAAGCAATCAGGCAAGGTGCCGTTGGATACAATTACGATGTTCCATTCATGCTAGCTTCCGTCAACGCTGACTTAATGCGGTGGAAGGAAGATAGCGAAAGTGATTTCGGTTGGAGTAAAATAGACTGCAACAAGTACCAGTACGTAGTGTGCATtatcgatattatttattcatttacattTCAATTTGTATATTGAGTTACCTTGACAGCGAACTtgacttataattttttttaattacagcaTTGGACGTATGATTCTGACCAAGCAACCGTATATTTTTGACCCAAACGGTGACAAAGACAGACAAGATATCACTAAAGATTACAAAGCCAAGGAAGGTAAGATATCAATGCACGAATCACTGAAAGTACTTCGTCTCATTCAATttcgtaattcaaatttcggatCAGCGTGATTAATAGTTTATTTCGTGGAAACACTTATAGGTAGCGATGCGGAGCGCTTAACTCTGTACAGGGCGGTCCGTGGTACGGAGAGGGCAAAGAAGTTTTACGCAATTCCAGATCCAGCTAAGGAAGACGTTGAATTTGATCTCGTTGAGATCGACAGAGTCGACATCGGAAAGCCTTTTGCCGTGACAGTTCGCATTAAAAACAAGTCTACCCAACCACGCAATATCAGTGCGATTTTGTCAGCCGGAAGTGTCTTCTATACCGGAGTAAAAGCCAATTTGGTGAAAAGGGCAACTGGCGAATTTACCGTTCAGCCCGGTGGCAGTAAGTTTGACATTTGAATTCTCACCTATCTGACattattgaaagaatttttacggTAGTACTTATTTCACAGCGGAACAATTGAAATTAACTGTAACTGTCGATGACTACCTGGATAAGTTGGTTGAGTATGCCATCATGAAGTTGTATGCTATCGCTACAGTTAAAGAGACAAGACAAACGTGGGCAGAAGAAGACGATTTCCAGGTTTTGAAACCAACTATTACCATTAAGGTAACGTGGACCTCAATTTTAGTGCGGACTGTTCGAAACAGAATGGAGTAATACACATGACATATAAAACTAATTATTATACTAAGGAAAAAAGGACTTTCAGAATTTCCGTGAGCCGTATCACCAAATTCGCTTTGATTGGAAAAACGAACGGAAAGTAGTCCAATGATACTATAGTTATTTGTATTTGAAAACCGGATTAACAATATTTACGATCTATCAGACGTGGCTCTATAGTCGAGGCTCTATTCGATGCCATATCCTTACAGAATTGTACCGTGATAATCTCACGAAATTGAATCATGCGTTAAGTTTTTTATCTGTTTAGACAGGTTGACCAACTCTGTCTCGTTGCGCACAGACGCAACCCTTCCATACGTTTGAGCAGTTCAGGGTTATGTTCATTCAAATGTAGACCCGCCACATTTTAGCTAGCTCAAAATCTTAGTGCAACACAACCTCGAGACGTCTGCGAATTGATACTCGCGTCTGGTCGTAACAGACTTGGCTAATCTGATAAATAGATTCCCAGAAAAGTGGGTACGACTAAGTTGAATTTACTAATAGAATCCCTCGattttgcgcatgcgcatttgGGTATTCAGTTTCCTGACATGTCGCAGTATAGGTTGTTGAAGTTAAATTGTTCACCGTGCGTAGGTTTACGAACTCACACTTTGTATGAATCATCAGTTTTGGATGTACAGTGTGAATTGCTAACGACAGAATGATCCGTCGTCTGCTCAAGTtttatgcgcatgcgctacgaTCCAAGAGCAGCTGTTTGCCAGGTTGACCAACCGTCATCAATTCGCTGCGATGGCAAATAATTGCTCTCGCGCGgattgtagcgcatgcgcattaaactaTAACATTCTGTCTTAGCAATTCAAACTGTGTATATTTtacttattataatataaaatatataatacataatattatgtCATTGATGAACTTTTGTAGATTCAAGACGAGCTTTCAGTTGGAAAGCCAGCAGCAATTTCGTTGAGTTTTACAAACCCGCTGCAGAAGACCTTGACAGAGTGTAAATTCAACTACGCTGGTCCAGGATTGGCGAGAAACAAGACATTGATGTTCAGAGACGTTGCTCCAGGTGAGCTTGTGCATGTGGAACATCAATTAATCCCGCAGAAGGCTGGGAAACAAACGATCATCGCTACTTTCACATCCAAGCAACTCGTTGACGTCACAGGCTCACAGTCGGTTGAAGTATTCGAGGATTGAATATTTACTCAGTATTCAGACCATAAATTAAGTATTAGAATTAAGAAACTTTTTCTGCATTGTATTATCACTCTAAAATTTCTTCGCCGAAAACAATAGACTGCGAATATTATATTGCTTCTACATTTTGGCAGATTGTTGAGAAGTCACTACTTACGACAATTGCAGTGTCCCATAGTCAGGAATTTTGTACGGTAGGGGacagattatttttataaacaatttcagTAAGTACAGTATAAATATTCGAGTTTCATTTTTAGGAAACCGAATCGTGCCATAATTTTGATCCTGTAAGAGGATATGATACTATCCTCATAGAAATTGCGTAATTGAAACTTAATTTTTGCGATTAAATAGTAGTACATAGCGCAGATCATACTTATGTTAGCTCTTTAAATATGTAGCTATTTCCACTAATTCCATTCATATTAGTATAGTTCTTATTACTTGATTTTTGTAACATTTTATACTTCTATGACACACTCAGAATAAATGGGGTAGTATTCAGGATATAACAATATAGTGTCAGGATGATACCTATTTATAATGGGCAATCTGTCACGCTCGTATTCCATAGTTTAAGTAAAAGATTAAGGCATCTGCAAGTTGATCACGGCTTCTGGAAATTGAATCTACATCAAAATCCATAGGCATAATCCGCTATGGAGTGGCAAGAACAAAGGAGCCTTGAAATAGGTACTCgtcgtaatatttttcagcaTTTCATTCAGTTCTTACGATAGATAATTACATAACTGTTTTTACTATCCCTAACCAGATTATCGCATAGGCGAATTAGTCCGGTTTTTACAGGGACCAATTCAGATTCTATATTCTTTGTTCAATCTGTGTCTGCACGTattctaaataaattttctataataaatCGTCCTTCGCAACTTTAAGATTATCTGAAATTCGGACAGTCATTTGTAGTCATTTACCATACCATAAATTACCACAAATTACCAGACTGTTTCACATGTAGTAAATAGTCGTAATCTATTATCTTGATTTTGATATTGTtactttatcaaattttatagaGATTTCACGTTTATCAAAAATGTTTGGCGTTTCATTAACGTGTCCTCTAAAGTTATCTCACCAGCCGGACACTGTTTGTGAGACTTTggttaatattttcagttaattttttcataagttAACCACCGCATAAGGCAACCAATACAgagaattttgtatttttgttttgcctAATACAGTTGCGTGCTCGTAAAGTGAAAGCGTTCAtcacattcattcatttattgtaAGTATCAACAACTAGATGCAAGCATTGGACGATATCGGCCAGTTTGCTAATGAACCAGTAAAAGTTAAAGCGAATAGCATTACCATACGTATTCCGATAAAGCATTCAACGCGTGAGTGTTTTAAAATCCCTGacacatttatatttattgctGTAAGAGGACAAAATAATCTATTAGTGTACAAAAATAACATTACACCAGGAGGATTCCTTGAGGGTTAACGATGCGATCGACGCCTCGTTGGCAGATAGGCAACTGCAGTTACGTCTGGAATTTGCATCGTCAAGCCTCCAAGAATTCCTTCttggtaaataaaatataggaGCTTGGAGAACGCTGATTAAACCATTACTGAAGCTCACAATAGACTGAAAAATGCAGACCGAAAAATACAAATGAACAGATGACTGCGTAAATGAGATATAGAATACGTTCTCTGGACACGATTGCACCGCTAACAGCACTCCAAGATTTTTCACAAAGCACCGAGCGTCTTCCGCACTTGAAGACTTTCGATTTTCGTtgagattttttcagatcaCAGCATTGAATTGACTTGGTGTTCACGGAGTTTTGGTCCTTTGATGACAGAAGATCGCAGATTTTTACAACTTCGTTCAATAGATCGTCTAAAACACACGTAACTTCTGGAATTACGTAGCAATTGGCCGAATATATGCAGGCTGTCGAAGTGGCTGTATCGGAATAATTTGTGCTGATCGATTCGTCATCATTACTTGACTCGATGAAACGGTCATCTTCTTCACTTTCGCAAACCATTTCATCGTCTATCGAATTACAGGCTATACTGAAATGCTGCAAATTTTTCTCTAACAAAGTTTTGATACGAGATCCAGGAATTGAATCTTGAACCTTCGTTACAGTTTTCGACGTCGTGTTAGCGTTTGGAAACGAACATTTCGGCTTGGACTCGGTGTCCGAATGTCTCGATCCCGTATTTGAGGCTTTTCCGGCAAAGTGTAACGTTTCAAGGCACTTGTTAGTTATAGATCTATCATTCACACCTAGTTGACTAGCTTCTTTCACGAAACAATATGGTTCCGAAGGAATCTCTGCAGACGGAATAGATTTTCCTTTGAAGGTACTACATTGCCCCAGATTGCTGCCTTGTGGTTCCGCGATTGCTTTTCTATCAATGGTCACACCAGCCAATTTTGTTGCTTTGGGTTGTTTATTTGTCCAGGTTTTTGGGATCGTTTCAGGCTGAGTAGAATCAACTAAGTGATGGTTATATGTCGTTTGTAATTTACCATTCGTTGTATGTTCCTTAGCTACTTTTACGGTGCTCAAAGTTTTTTCCGGCACTTTTGTCACCGCTGAATATTCAGTATCAATTTCCGGTTTTTCGGTAGCCATTATCTGCTCGCTTATTTTTGTTCGAATGGTCTTCGAATTACCTGTTTGAATGAACGATCTATTACCGATGTCAGAACTGCAATCTTTACTTGAGTTTTGAATATGATCTGGCACCGTACGATTGGCATTACATAAAGTTTCGATAACTGCTGACGTATTTATATTGGTGGGAATGCGTGTAGGAATATCATCAGTATTTTGAATAGCTAGAGAATGTGACTTTGTTTTACTATCAGatggtacatttttttttaatagatcAATAGCGGCGTATAAATTAGCGGTTCTGATCGAAGCTAATCTGAAAGCTTCAATGATGTCATTCGATAATTCATATTCTAAGAACTCATTTATCTTTGGCGTAACTACCTTTAGGATGGTACTTGGCGAATGGAACGTAGATGGTGAAGTATATGATGCCGCAGAACTGTCTACCGAAGTGTTTGTACTTTGCAAAGCACCAGACACCAAGGTGTCAGACATCGTCAGATCACCCAAAGACTTATcggattttgaaataatatcaaattgtGTTGAATTTTCAACTATCACAAATTCACTCAAATCTGCATCTTTTTTATTAGTAAAGATGGATTCAATTCTACTTAACTTAGTATTATCGTTTGTTTTTACGTCCAAATCCTTCACGGAAGTCATGGTGGCAACTTCCATGTAATGAAGATCACTTTCTGATTCAGATAATGTAGCAAGTTTACTAACGAGCAGTCGTGAAAAATTCCTGTCAGAAGATGATATTCTGCTAACTATTTTATCGGAATTTCCTTGATTTATGAGGTTTGCATCTAAGGATTTCGTCACAGACAATTCTTTTCTAATTGAATCAAATCCCCATCGGTCCCTTGACTTGTTTTCGGCTCTGCTTAAACGTTCATTGCTCACACCATGATCGCTGAGAATTTTCTTAAGCATATCCAAAGCCCTAGCATGTTTGttgacaaatttctttttaggTATAACATCACTATTTACTgttatattttcatcttcacAGAATCGTTGGATGCggttgtttgaaatttgtcgAGTATTTTCTCCGATATCGAAGTATTCGTTGGAATCATTTAAAACTTTCTGAGAACCGTCGGACGTCAATATGGA is a window from the Diprion similis isolate iyDipSimi1 chromosome 6, iyDipSimi1.1, whole genome shotgun sequence genome containing:
- the LOC124407324 gene encoding hemocyte protein-glutamine gamma-glutamyltransferase-like, which translates into the protein MTSTEPLVVDSVFLYEKENAVTHHTGNYELVHLEPPTPVLRRGQPFNLAVRFNRPYVDSTDIVRLLFSFGPNPNVIKGTRGVNTVTNRDTYLHDLESWDVRMVGSNAEDLSVEVRSPIDSPVGIWQMNIETTTLGSKKAPNTFDLGKDIYVLFNPWVKEDLVYMENQRLLDEYVTNDTGKVWVGALGSCRGREWVFGQFDACVLPACQMLLERSGIKTMSRGDPIKMTRAISRIVNSNDDKGVLTGRWDGEYSDGTAPAAWTGSVPILEQFFQTGEAVNYGQCWVFAGVVTTICRALGIPSRVISNMVSAHDANASLSVDRYYNADNEELEYDPENPLGEDSIWNYHVWNDVWMARPDLPKGYGGWQAIDATPQETSDGFYQCGPTSVEAIRQGAVGYNYDVPFMLASVNADLMRWKEDSESDFGWSKIDCNKYHIGRMILTKQPYIFDPNGDKDRQDITKDYKAKEGSDAERLTLYRAVRGTERAKKFYAIPDPAKEDVEFDLVEIDRVDIGKPFAVTVRIKNKSTQPRNISAILSAGSVFYTGVKANLVKRATGEFTVQPGGTEQLKLTVTVDDYLDKLVEYAIMKLYAIATVKETRQTWAEEDDFQVLKPTITIKIQDELSVGKPAAISLSFTNPLQKTLTECKFNYAGPGLARNKTLMFRDVAPGELVHVEHQLIPQKAGKQTIIATFTSKQLVDVTGSQSVEVFED
- the LOC124406468 gene encoding uncharacterized protein LOC124406468; this encodes MYKYLRFFTTEKCSTDLCRESHSKKLNQEYFLLAKQLQSANSNEANHVKYLITNILVITEKIIPKLNGRKVEEKSTAAGNYSPKSVTNFSKTDRSFVASPFNKSSKTSKDLIIGLTQSNRVVEPLGNAELKRAIEPYESTSGNPIAEIDQGLQNHRNYEAITAFETLKLPISNSACTKKSINRCKAMLRNSTVNNSTNNSRSVVCPQTVIKNQKLPIKKYCGNGIVQSSISDALNNERVYSLPLSSLKRKKNTTSEHARNKKLQLPVTSMPNTVKNPANVVTKSVIKPYDTTSLVKMKSSPTRELGTEKSEMVFVNRSNVQPTAEVSKSKARKPRSKSKTRTRTLNKIGRVRVTEVPLEHTIDYAPLTESRVPINQDLPLPKKTSSPKHIIQLLEELIKYSNHETSIPSIYSVPVIARRNGHVEDTKNSISNLAPSKVRPETNIRSNSQPSEFTIGDDEVKESTKAYSETNSNDVTTGYSRTSILNIGCRAHLSGDPNSMSCLSSKYCQVSSTSLASYEMSEEIISNQISDSILTSDGSQKVLNDSNEYFDIGENTRQISNNRIQRFCEDENITVNSDVIPKKKFVNKHARALDMLKKILSDHGVSNERLSRAENKSRDRWGFDSIRKELSVTKSLDANLINQGNSDKIVSRISSSDRNFSRLLVSKLATLSESESDLHYMEVATMTSVKDLDVKTNDNTKLSRIESIFTNKKDADLSEFVIVENSTQFDIISKSDKSLGDLTMSDTLVSGALQSTNTSVDSSAASYTSPSTFHSPSTILKVVTPKINEFLEYELSNDIIEAFRLASIRTANLYAAIDLLKKNVPSDSKTKSHSLAIQNTDDIPTRIPTNINTSAVIETLCNANRTVPDHIQNSSKDCSSDIGNRSFIQTGNSKTIRTKISEQIMATEKPEIDTEYSAVTKVPEKTLSTVKVAKEHTTNGKLQTTYNHHLVDSTQPETIPKTWTNKQPKATKLAGVTIDRKAIAEPQGSNLGQCSTFKGKSIPSAEIPSEPYCFVKEASQLGVNDRSITNKCLETLHFAGKASNTGSRHSDTESKPKCSFPNANTTSKTVTKVQDSIPGSRIKTLLEKNLQHFSIACNSIDDEMVCESEEDDRFIESSNDDESISTNYSDTATSTACIYSANCYVIPEVTCVLDDLLNEVVKICDLLSSKDQNSVNTKSIQCCDLKKSQRKSKVFKCGRRSVLCEKSWSAVSGAIVSRERILYLIYAVICSFVFFGLHFSVYCELQ